A genome region from Candidatus Bathyarchaeota archaeon includes the following:
- a CDS encoding NAD(P)H-dependent oxidoreductase subunit E, producing MEKDDKRRLMLEKVLKEHDYQESALLEILHRAQEIYGYLDKELLMDVAGSLNIPPSHVFGVATFYSFFKMRKPGQHIVTSCLGTACYVKGAEEIVQAIEKEFKLKRGGSTEDGKLSLLATRCIGACAMAPTLVVDDEVIPKATKEVVIQKIKQVLGGK from the coding sequence TTGGAAAAAGATGACAAGCGCCGTTTAATGCTAGAAAAAGTGCTTAAAGAGCATGATTATCAGGAAAGCGCTTTGCTTGAGATTTTGCATCGCGCTCAGGAAATTTATGGTTATTTAGACAAAGAGTTGTTAATGGATGTCGCGGGGTCATTAAATATTCCGCCAAGCCATGTGTTTGGTGTGGCGACGTTCTATAGTTTTTTCAAAATGCGAAAGCCTGGGCAACATATTGTTACAAGCTGTTTGGGGACTGCATGTTATGTTAAGGGCGCTGAAGAAATCGTGCAAGCCATCGAGAAAGAATTCAAGCTTAAACGAGGCGGCTCCACAGAGGATGGGAAGCTTTCTCTGCTTGCTACTCGTTGCATCGGTGCCTGTGCGATGGCGCCAACCTTAGTTGTTGATGACGAAGTCATCCCTAAGGCTACAAAAGAAGTTGTGATTCAAAAAATTAAACAAGTTTTAGGAGGCAAGTAA
- a CDS encoding NADP oxidoreductase, translated as MTKTEKVRVATVWLSGCSGCHMSFLDLDERLIDLAKKITVVYSPIADVKEFPENVVVTLIEGAVANEEQLELLKKMRSRTKILIALGDCAVTGNVTALRNSWRNSDQAVLERAYKAPEDLNAAIPTAVPKLLIKAHPLHEAVKVDFFIPGCPPSADLIYYVLTELLAGRTPVMEGRSKYG; from the coding sequence ATGACCAAGACTGAAAAAGTTAGAGTTGCAACCGTGTGGCTAAGCGGTTGCTCTGGTTGCCACATGTCGTTTCTTGACTTAGACGAGCGGCTAATTGATTTGGCAAAGAAAATAACTGTTGTTTATAGCCCCATCGCTGATGTGAAAGAGTTTCCAGAGAACGTTGTTGTGACGCTAATTGAGGGCGCAGTGGCAAATGAGGAGCAATTGGAGCTACTGAAGAAGATGCGGTCTCGAACAAAAATCCTCATAGCGCTTGGCGACTGCGCTGTCACTGGCAACGTTACGGCTCTGCGTAACTCTTGGCGTAACAGTGACCAAGCAGTTCTGGAACGCGCATATAAGGCTCCTGAGGACCTGAACGCTGCCATCCCAACGGCAGTGCCTAAACTGCTCATTAAGGCTCATCCGTTGCATGAGGCTGTTAAAGTTGACTTTTTCATTCCTGGGTGTCCGCCGTCGGCTGACCTGATTTACTACGTGCTAACGGAGTTGTTGGCTGGCAGGACGCCTGTGATGGAGGGAAGATCAAAGTATGGTTAA
- a CDS encoding 4Fe-4S dicluster domain-containing protein has translation MRIISKENFADFVNALIKNETFNVIGVKAKGDKFAFGPLESASDLRMDYDITLLPPKKYFFPQRETLVTYNVGKGFSARNQTETKPIVLIGVHPYDIVALLHMDEIFAETKSDPYYFEKRKSSIIIGVNIQRMSKWCFASYMGCATVEYGYDLMLTDLGNRYAINIGSQKGEELLEKYAKNVTNALARDIQLVGQKKREVIAMTQQRLDFSPELIPELLSKSYEKSSFWEKHSEKCLACGSCVLVCPTCYCFDVKDNPDLSLEQGERVRTWDGCLLEDFAKIASGENFRPTRPTRYRHRYFKKGKYLYDRFGFISCVGCGRCSSNCLPDIANPVNLFNDMYVESLVSGVHVTAAEAPDVQIKTEGNIDYVPRLATIIKKQAMTANETLFEIELDDRSTLGHKPGQFVEVSVFGIGEAPISVSSPPTKKDTFELCIRKLGNVTNKMHTLNVGDKVGIRGPFGNGFDAEALKNKDLLFIAGGLGLAPLRSLFNYVLDNRKDYGKVTLLYGCKEPRELLFADELIALAKRDDVDFKPTVNWCPENETWAGNIGVITTLIPQVDFDPEKTYAVICGPPIMYKFVIADLKARNVPDDHIIISLERRMKCGVGKCGHCQINQVYVCKDGPVFNYSKIKGIPEAL, from the coding sequence ATGCGTATAATATCAAAAGAAAACTTTGCGGACTTCGTAAATGCCCTGATTAAGAATGAAACTTTCAACGTTATTGGCGTAAAAGCTAAGGGTGACAAGTTTGCTTTTGGCCCCTTAGAATCCGCTAGTGACTTGAGGATGGATTATGACATCACGCTTCTGCCACCCAAGAAGTATTTCTTTCCGCAAAGAGAAACCTTAGTAACCTATAATGTGGGGAAAGGCTTTTCAGCCAGAAACCAGACTGAGACCAAACCAATTGTACTAATCGGAGTCCACCCGTACGATATAGTGGCTCTTCTTCACATGGACGAAATCTTTGCCGAAACCAAATCAGACCCATACTATTTTGAAAAGCGAAAATCATCAATAATCATTGGTGTAAACATTCAAAGAATGTCTAAGTGGTGTTTCGCCTCTTACATGGGTTGCGCCACAGTAGAGTATGGCTACGACCTTATGCTCACTGACCTTGGAAACCGCTACGCCATTAACATCGGCTCACAGAAAGGTGAAGAACTTTTAGAAAAATATGCTAAAAACGTTACTAACGCGCTTGCAAGAGACATCCAACTGGTCGGGCAAAAGAAAAGAGAAGTAATTGCAATGACACAACAAAGGTTAGATTTCTCACCTGAATTAATCCCTGAGCTGCTCAGTAAAAGTTATGAAAAAAGCTCTTTTTGGGAAAAGCACTCAGAGAAATGTTTAGCTTGCGGTTCTTGCGTCCTCGTCTGCCCCACATGCTACTGCTTTGACGTTAAAGATAACCCCGACTTATCGCTAGAGCAAGGCGAACGGGTTAGAACATGGGACGGATGCTTGCTAGAAGATTTTGCCAAAATCGCTTCGGGAGAAAACTTCCGCCCGACAAGGCCAACACGATACAGACATCGTTACTTCAAAAAAGGCAAATACCTCTACGACCGCTTCGGCTTCATATCCTGCGTAGGCTGTGGCAGATGCTCTTCAAACTGCCTGCCAGATATTGCTAATCCTGTTAACTTATTCAACGATATGTACGTTGAAAGCCTCGTGAGCGGGGTACATGTTACCGCCGCAGAAGCCCCTGACGTGCAGATTAAAACTGAAGGCAATATCGACTATGTACCTAGGCTAGCAACAATCATAAAGAAACAAGCCATGACCGCCAACGAAACATTATTTGAAATCGAGCTAGACGATAGGTCAACGCTTGGTCACAAACCAGGTCAATTCGTGGAAGTTTCAGTTTTCGGAATCGGCGAAGCACCAATATCCGTGTCATCTCCGCCTACCAAGAAAGACACGTTTGAACTGTGCATCCGCAAACTTGGCAACGTAACAAACAAGATGCACACCCTAAACGTGGGCGATAAAGTTGGTATAAGAGGACCATTCGGAAACGGGTTTGACGCTGAAGCACTCAAAAACAAAGACTTACTCTTCATAGCCGGAGGCCTTGGTCTTGCACCACTGCGGTCACTGTTCAACTATGTACTTGATAACCGAAAGGATTACGGCAAAGTTACCCTGCTCTACGGATGCAAAGAACCCAGAGAACTACTTTTTGCTGACGAACTTATTGCTCTTGCAAAAAGAGACGATGTTGACTTTAAGCCTACAGTTAACTGGTGTCCTGAAAACGAAACATGGGCAGGGAACATAGGCGTAATCACAACACTGATTCCACAAGTAGACTTTGACCCTGAGAAAACCTACGCTGTAATTTGCGGTCCACCCATAATGTACAAGTTCGTCATTGCAGACTTAAAAGCCAGGAATGTTCCAGACGACCATATTATAATATCTTTAGAACGAAGGATGAAATGCGGGGTAGGCAAGTGCGGTCACTGCCAAATTAACCAAGTCTACGTCTGCAAGGATGGACCCGTGTTTAATTATTCAAAAATAAAAGGTATCCCGGAGGCACTCTAA
- a CDS encoding NAD(P)H-dependent oxidoreductase subunit E, protein MAEQEVDFERAYKYRINVCCSSGCVPLGALNLLKAFENAVKEFGVEKECKVARTGCPGTCAVGPAVMIEPGDYLYQQVTPDKVREIVRDHIVLGLPVKDMLYRNEGFYKKQHRLVLRNAGKIDPQRIQDYIAMGGYSAIVKCLATMTPQGVIYEVATSGLRGRGGAGFPTGQKWGLVARAHGSPKYIVANLDEGDPGVFANRTLAEADPHAIIEGMLIAAYAVGAEKGYLYIRSEYPLAIQTLQKAIAQARSISLLGNNVLDTNFKFDLELRFGAGAFVAGEETAILASVEGRRAMPRPRPPYPANSGLYGKPTLIQNVETLANIPIIIQNGGAWFSKIGSPKCTGTKCFSLTGKTNNPGLIEVPMGITLREVVFDIGGGVPKGREFKAVLVGGPSGGCLPDTLLDLPIDYDSLTRVGAIMGSGGLVVLDDETCMVDTAKFFTEFCVDESCGKCTPCRAGLIRVKEIFDRITTGVGKIEDISALEKAGVFIREASLCGLGQTAPNPVLTTLRYFKDEYIQHIKEKKCPAGKCFKKTQEEF, encoded by the coding sequence ATAGCTGAACAAGAAGTAGATTTTGAGAGAGCATACAAATACCGCATCAACGTTTGCTGCTCAAGCGGCTGTGTGCCTCTTGGCGCGTTGAACCTCTTAAAAGCGTTTGAAAACGCTGTGAAGGAGTTTGGCGTAGAGAAAGAATGCAAAGTTGCACGAACTGGATGCCCAGGAACCTGCGCTGTTGGTCCAGCAGTAATGATTGAGCCCGGCGACTACTTGTATCAGCAAGTAACTCCTGATAAGGTTAGAGAAATCGTCAGAGACCACATCGTTCTGGGCTTGCCTGTTAAGGACATGTTATACAGGAATGAGGGTTTCTACAAGAAACAGCACAGGCTTGTCTTGCGTAACGCTGGCAAAATTGACCCGCAGAGAATTCAAGATTACATAGCTATGGGCGGTTACTCTGCCATTGTGAAGTGTCTGGCAACGATGACTCCGCAGGGTGTTATCTACGAGGTTGCAACTAGCGGTTTGAGAGGCAGAGGCGGTGCAGGTTTTCCAACAGGGCAGAAGTGGGGTCTTGTGGCGCGGGCGCATGGGTCGCCGAAGTATATTGTTGCTAATTTAGATGAAGGTGACCCGGGAGTTTTCGCTAACCGTACCTTAGCTGAGGCTGATCCGCATGCGATTATTGAGGGTATGTTGATTGCTGCTTATGCTGTTGGGGCAGAGAAGGGTTACTTGTATATCCGCTCAGAGTATCCGCTGGCGATTCAGACTTTGCAGAAAGCGATAGCTCAAGCTAGGTCAATTTCTCTTTTGGGCAATAATGTTCTTGACACCAATTTCAAGTTTGATTTGGAACTTCGGTTTGGCGCTGGAGCTTTCGTTGCTGGAGAAGAAACAGCTATTCTTGCTTCTGTGGAGGGTCGCAGAGCTATGCCTCGTCCGCGTCCGCCTTACCCAGCAAACTCTGGTTTATACGGTAAACCGACACTGATTCAAAATGTAGAAACGCTCGCAAACATCCCCATTATAATCCAGAATGGCGGTGCATGGTTTAGCAAAATCGGTTCACCCAAGTGCACGGGAACCAAATGTTTCTCGCTCACAGGCAAAACTAACAATCCAGGACTCATTGAAGTTCCCATGGGCATCACTCTGCGCGAAGTCGTTTTCGATATAGGCGGGGGCGTTCCGAAAGGTAGAGAATTCAAGGCAGTGCTGGTTGGTGGTCCTTCAGGCGGTTGTCTGCCAGATACTCTGTTGGATTTGCCGATTGATTATGATTCGCTTACGCGTGTAGGTGCAATCATGGGTTCAGGCGGGCTAGTTGTTCTTGATGACGAAACGTGCATGGTTGACACTGCCAAGTTCTTTACTGAATTTTGTGTTGACGAATCATGCGGAAAATGCACTCCTTGCAGGGCAGGGCTGATTCGGGTCAAAGAGATATTTGACAGGATTACAACGGGTGTCGGCAAGATTGAGGATATTTCGGCTTTGGAGAAGGCTGGAGTTTTTATTCGTGAAGCCAGCCTTTGCGGTCTGGGACAAACTGCGCCTAACCCTGTTTTGACGACTCTGCGCTACTTCAAAGACGAGTATATTCAACATATTAAAGAGAAGAAGTGTCCAGCGGGTAAATGCTTCAAAAAGACGCAGGAGGAATTCTAG
- a CDS encoding NADH:ubiquinone oxidoreductase → MKPKVAFFDFAGCEGDQLQIANLEEDLLALLQQVEVVSFREVMKEHSDNYDIAFIEGSCTRLQDEDRLKQIRKNAKIVVAIGSCATIGGINSLRNYRELDDVKRIVYGDNAKYFDAYTARPIDAVITVDAYVHGCPINKEEFLSVVKSLLLGKRPDIPTYPVCVECKKNENVCAFERGQFCVGPVTRAGCNSCCVNEGTICWGCRGLVDNPNENAQKEVLIKYGLTIDDAISKFRLYFGWQERKK, encoded by the coding sequence ATGAAACCGAAAGTAGCTTTCTTTGATTTTGCAGGCTGCGAAGGAGACCAACTGCAAATCGCCAATCTGGAAGAAGATTTGCTGGCACTTCTGCAACAAGTGGAAGTGGTGAGCTTTAGAGAAGTCATGAAAGAACACAGCGATAACTATGACATAGCATTCATCGAGGGGTCATGCACAAGACTCCAAGATGAAGACCGATTAAAACAAATCCGAAAGAATGCCAAGATAGTTGTTGCCATCGGCTCGTGCGCAACCATCGGCGGCATAAATTCGCTAAGAAACTACCGAGAGCTAGACGATGTCAAAAGAATCGTTTATGGTGATAACGCAAAGTATTTCGATGCTTATACAGCAAGACCCATAGACGCGGTAATAACTGTAGACGCCTACGTTCACGGGTGTCCTATAAACAAGGAAGAATTCCTTAGCGTGGTAAAATCGCTCTTACTTGGAAAAAGACCAGACATACCCACATATCCTGTTTGCGTTGAGTGCAAGAAAAATGAAAATGTCTGCGCCTTCGAAAGAGGACAATTCTGCGTGGGACCAGTCACCAGAGCAGGTTGCAACTCTTGCTGTGTCAACGAAGGAACTATATGCTGGGGATGCCGCGGCTTAGTAGACAACCCTAACGAGAACGCCCAAAAAGAAGTTTTAATCAAATATGGCTTAACGATTGATGATGCGATTAGTAAGTTTAGGTTATACTTTGGTTGGCAGGAGAGGAAAAAATGA
- a CDS encoding Ni/Fe hydrogenase subunit alpha translates to MKNRNLDLAVHYVTRVEGHGNIYVNLRDGKLERCEWAIPEAPRFFEAMVVGRPYSELHHITSRICGICSIGHTLASLKATEAALGVKINEQDLKLRKLALHGENLQSHILHLGFLVLPDLLGVGSVIPLAASNPKEVKTVLRLHRLANEMSDLLCGRTTHPQRLLPGGFSKIPSMKELATLRQKLKDSVPDLQAVAQLFKSVSSKLPDFTRETEFIALTSPDEYAFYDGKIGSTDTCAAPANEYLSYTNEYVVPMSTAKRAKHSRDSYMVGALARFNLNADKLLPLAKQTAELFELKPVCHNPFMNNIAQLVEVVHCVEDSIRLIDELEAVGLKGQPDYNKPEIKVKAGHGVGAVEVPRGILFHDYTYNDKGYCTKANCVIPTNQNHGNIELDMKNLVPKILDKSEKEIELTLEMLVRAYDPCISCSTHAVKVHFV, encoded by the coding sequence ATGAAAAACCGTAATTTAGACCTAGCAGTGCACTATGTTACACGTGTCGAGGGGCACGGCAACATATACGTAAATTTGCGCGATGGAAAGTTAGAAAGATGTGAATGGGCAATCCCTGAGGCCCCCAGATTCTTCGAAGCCATGGTTGTGGGACGACCATACAGTGAACTACACCACATAACCAGCCGAATATGCGGAATCTGCTCCATAGGACACACCCTTGCATCGCTGAAGGCAACTGAGGCAGCTCTGGGCGTAAAAATAAACGAACAAGACCTAAAACTAAGAAAACTGGCGCTTCACGGCGAAAACCTGCAAAGCCACATCCTGCACCTTGGATTCCTTGTCTTGCCTGACCTGCTTGGTGTTGGCTCAGTGATTCCGCTTGCAGCCTCAAACCCAAAAGAAGTAAAAACCGTTCTCCGCCTGCACAGACTGGCAAATGAAATGTCTGACCTTCTCTGCGGGCGAACTACCCATCCCCAGAGGCTATTGCCTGGCGGCTTCTCAAAGATTCCTTCCATGAAAGAATTAGCAACACTTAGACAAAAACTGAAAGACTCAGTCCCCGACCTTCAAGCAGTCGCACAATTATTCAAGAGCGTTTCCAGTAAACTACCTGATTTCACCAGAGAAACAGAGTTCATTGCCTTAACCAGCCCAGACGAGTATGCGTTCTACGATGGAAAAATAGGCTCAACCGACACCTGCGCCGCACCAGCAAACGAGTACCTCTCATACACCAACGAATACGTTGTCCCAATGTCTACTGCTAAACGTGCAAAACACTCCCGTGACTCTTACATGGTTGGTGCACTTGCCAGATTCAACCTAAATGCTGATAAGCTGTTGCCGTTGGCTAAGCAGACAGCCGAACTCTTTGAACTCAAACCTGTGTGCCATAATCCCTTCATGAATAATATCGCTCAGCTTGTAGAAGTGGTTCACTGTGTCGAAGATTCGATTAGACTCATTGACGAATTGGAAGCAGTGGGCTTAAAGGGTCAACCAGATTATAACAAACCAGAAATCAAAGTTAAAGCTGGACATGGTGTGGGCGCTGTTGAAGTGCCAAGAGGCATACTGTTCCATGATTACACCTATAATGACAAAGGGTACTGCACCAAAGCCAACTGCGTAATCCCGACCAACCAGAACCATGGAAACATTGAACTCGACATGAAAAATCTGGTACCAAAAATACTCGATAAATCGGAAAAAGAAATTGAATTAACGCTGGAAATGCTGGTTAGAGCCTACGACCCCTGCATCAGCTGCTCAACACACGCTGTAAAAGTTCATTTCGTATAA
- a CDS encoding PQQ-binding-like beta-propeller repeat protein has protein sequence MIRILHKNQKQVSATILLTLLFVSIGAALSIPVASAIDVTTYAWIAVSPNPAGVGQSVLVSFWVMPLSPTFNDTATGEHFHDYTVKITMPDGKTEIQGPYTPPAVGSTYFMYTPTQLGEYTFTFSYPGQTMGNGNKYLPSNNTATLTVTEQPIAQLENLPLPTEYWSRPISGETRGWASISGPWLMTNYDAFQVPFGSQAGYNPYTEAPKSGHILWTKQIAAGGIAGGQLEDYSFYPGLSYELRLTPPIIMDGKLYYNLFPNAFAGGTARNGFACVDLRTGQELWRVNDNRVTCGQQIFISDANQVGVFQYVWAMTGTTWTAYDPLNGAVMFTIANATSGRVTFDSTGNMLVYVFSGTSGRQWAGMWNLSKAIPQLYSGYSMWQPSGTYNWPNGMQWNMTLPYNGTFMGSGNQNLIYFNGKQGVAAITTFNGGPAVHIGYDFTDNKVRLLWTKERDFNSITCFGAIGQDVYVQLNSADGRIYAYSLATGERVWVTDPPTNAWATQPGNPTIADGRLYVPGYDGYVHVYNVTNGVKLFDFFGAQTAEVPYGQYPLYTGPIIGGDVAFVPTMEHSPTMPLYKGETLYAFDKNTGEFLWNITGYYQTGAIAEGNLILYNAYDGSIYNFGKGPSAMTLTAPNTASTLGTPIVLRGTVIDIATGTKQNEQAARFPNGVPAVSDESQSAWMEYVYMNHPKPTDVTGVPITLSVIDSNGNYRTIGNTKSDANGMFTYTWTPDIEGDFTVIATFAGSNSYYGSSAQSSFTVMAAEPIATPQSVLTLPPTEMYILGATAAIIIAIAIVGAVMLMTIKKRQ, from the coding sequence ATGATTAGAATACTTCATAAAAATCAAAAGCAAGTATCAGCGACGATATTGCTGACACTGCTCTTTGTTTCAATTGGAGCAGCTCTAAGTATACCAGTTGCTAGCGCTATTGACGTTACAACGTATGCATGGATAGCCGTTTCACCTAACCCTGCCGGGGTCGGTCAGTCTGTGTTGGTTTCCTTCTGGGTTATGCCCCTTTCTCCGACATTTAACGATACTGCAACCGGTGAACACTTCCACGACTATACAGTAAAAATCACCATGCCCGACGGAAAAACCGAAATACAAGGACCGTACACCCCACCAGCAGTAGGCTCTACGTACTTTATGTACACACCCACACAGCTAGGCGAGTATACATTTACGTTCAGCTACCCTGGACAAACAATGGGTAACGGAAACAAGTATCTTCCAAGTAACAATACTGCAACACTTACAGTAACTGAACAGCCAATAGCACAATTAGAGAACCTTCCACTGCCAACCGAATACTGGTCAAGACCAATAAGCGGTGAAACCAGAGGATGGGCTTCGATTTCAGGACCATGGCTAATGACCAACTACGACGCATTCCAAGTTCCATTCGGCTCACAAGCAGGCTACAATCCATACACAGAAGCACCAAAATCTGGACACATACTCTGGACCAAACAGATCGCAGCAGGCGGTATTGCCGGCGGTCAACTAGAAGATTATAGCTTCTATCCAGGCTTGTCATATGAACTTCGTCTTACGCCCCCAATCATTATGGACGGAAAACTATACTACAACCTATTCCCTAACGCTTTTGCAGGTGGAACAGCAAGAAACGGATTTGCATGCGTAGATCTTAGAACAGGACAAGAACTATGGCGGGTAAATGACAACCGAGTAACTTGTGGACAGCAAATATTCATCAGCGACGCAAACCAAGTCGGTGTTTTCCAGTATGTTTGGGCTATGACTGGAACAACATGGACAGCATATGATCCACTAAATGGCGCAGTGATGTTTACAATCGCGAACGCAACTTCGGGCAGAGTTACTTTCGATAGTACAGGAAACATGTTAGTATACGTTTTCAGCGGAACATCAGGCAGACAATGGGCAGGTATGTGGAACCTATCAAAAGCAATACCTCAGCTATACAGCGGATATTCCATGTGGCAGCCAAGCGGAACTTACAACTGGCCAAACGGTATGCAATGGAACATGACATTACCCTACAACGGCACATTCATGGGCTCAGGAAACCAAAATCTAATTTACTTTAATGGCAAGCAAGGAGTAGCTGCAATAACAACCTTTAACGGCGGACCGGCTGTGCACATAGGCTATGACTTCACAGACAACAAAGTCAGACTACTTTGGACAAAGGAACGCGACTTCAATTCAATTACATGCTTTGGAGCTATAGGTCAAGATGTTTACGTTCAGTTAAACTCAGCTGATGGCAGGATCTATGCATACAGCCTTGCCACTGGTGAAAGAGTGTGGGTAACTGATCCTCCGACCAATGCGTGGGCAACCCAGCCAGGTAACCCAACAATTGCAGACGGAAGACTCTATGTGCCAGGATACGATGGCTATGTACATGTCTATAACGTAACAAACGGAGTCAAACTGTTCGATTTCTTCGGAGCTCAAACAGCTGAAGTACCTTACGGTCAATATCCACTGTACACTGGACCAATAATCGGTGGTGACGTTGCATTTGTACCTACCATGGAGCACTCGCCAACAATGCCTCTCTATAAAGGAGAAACCCTGTATGCTTTCGACAAGAATACTGGCGAGTTCTTATGGAATATAACTGGCTACTACCAGACCGGTGCCATAGCAGAAGGCAACCTAATACTCTACAACGCCTATGACGGCAGCATCTACAACTTTGGCAAAGGCCCAAGCGCAATGACGTTAACCGCACCAAACACTGCCTCAACACTTGGAACACCCATTGTATTACGTGGTACAGTAATCGATATCGCTACGGGCACAAAACAAAACGAGCAGGCAGCACGCTTCCCCAATGGTGTCCCAGCAGTGTCTGACGAGAGCCAAAGCGCATGGATGGAATACGTCTACATGAATCATCCAAAACCGACAGATGTAACTGGTGTACCAATCACGCTGAGTGTGATTGACTCTAACGGCAACTACCGAACCATCGGCAACACAAAAAGCGATGCAAACGGCATGTTTACCTATACATGGACACCTGACATCGAAGGCGACTTCACTGTTATCGCTACATTCGCTGGATCTAACTCGTACTATGGCTCATCTGCTCAATCCTCATTCACCGTCATGGCTGCAGAACCGATAGCAACACCGCAGTCAGTGCTTACTCTTCCACCAACTGAAATGTACATCTTAGGCGCAACAGCCGCAATCATCATTGCAATCGCCATTGTTGGCGCTGTAATGTTGATGACGATTAAAAAACGACAATAA
- a CDS encoding 2Fe-2S iron-sulfur cluster-binding protein, which translates to MVKLKIDGVEVTVPEGTMILKAAKDNGIIIPTLCSLEGLTPYGGCRLCLVEVSGSPKLFPACITPVSMGMEITTNSEKLKDYRRMVVQLLLAERTHVCSVCIANEHCELQAMANQLGVDHVMFERNFSSDAIDLSHDFLTIDRNRCILCTRCIRVCDEIEGVHTLDLKLRGKDAEVIMDLDEKWANSCSCTSCRKCAKVCPVGAIYIEGEPIEHTKRKDIAEFIKARRARK; encoded by the coding sequence TTGGTTAAGTTAAAAATTGATGGCGTTGAGGTAACTGTGCCTGAAGGTACTATGATACTTAAGGCTGCTAAAGACAACGGGATAATTATTCCTACCCTTTGCAGCTTGGAGGGCTTAACGCCTTATGGCGGTTGCCGCTTGTGCCTAGTTGAAGTTAGTGGTTCACCCAAGCTTTTCCCAGCATGCATAACTCCTGTAAGCATGGGAATGGAAATTACAACCAATTCAGAGAAACTAAAAGACTACCGTAGAATGGTCGTACAGTTACTTCTTGCTGAGAGAACCCACGTATGCTCGGTCTGCATAGCCAACGAGCACTGTGAATTGCAAGCTATGGCAAACCAGCTTGGCGTTGACCACGTTATGTTTGAACGTAACTTTAGCAGTGACGCAATTGACTTGTCGCATGATTTCTTAACGATTGACCGCAACAGGTGCATATTGTGTACGCGATGCATCCGAGTGTGTGATGAAATTGAAGGCGTTCACACGCTGGATTTGAAGCTTCGCGGCAAAGATGCTGAAGTTATTATGGATTTGGATGAGAAGTGGGCTAATTCTTGCTCTTGCACTTCATGCCGCAAATGTGCCAAGGTTTGCCCTGTGGGTGCCATTTACATTGAAGGAGAACCGATTGAGCATACTAAGCGTAAAGATATTGCGGAATTCATTAAGGCAAGGAGGGCGCGCAAATGA